A single genomic interval of Alistipes provencensis harbors:
- a CDS encoding sensor histidine kinase gives MNRNNVIKPGWVLLCFCMLLAPLFVRSQETPGRESILIISSYNPDTRRMASFITEFEQQILASGVPCDIYIETLESKGIADAPLWMSLIDNMISRYENRSLRAIVLLGQEAWASFVSLGRIPEGVMCFSGFASSNGIMLPAPPDSLQTWKPRSVEYQGMTDSLKTVGGMLNRYNIRRNVDLIRSFYPQVENIALITDNTYGGISLQALVREEWKNYPDLNLILVDSREGDEAVHETYASLPPRSAVMLGTWRVGSDGEYFMQRSLNELVQSNPRIPVFSITRTSIGDVAIGGYVPEYENGASLIAAQIKKYYDTGKIEGVQFHTSKNIYLFDSRKLKDWKIAEYALPKGSVVEDAMATKLSKYSHYIELLVLGILLLVVLLLFVTWLLLRVQRLKRTLEEREEQLVVAREKAEESDMLKSAFLANMSHEIRTPLNAIVGFSSLMQSEELSQEERAEYCAIVVNNSEMLLTLLNDILDISSLECGKIRFNYASEEIVQICQHVLMTTAHTRQEGVEGRFDCDVDSFMLTTDAHRLSQILINLLTNAGKFTSEGSITLGVRIDEEHNEVLFSVTDTGPGIPLDKQEMVFNRFEKLDGNKKKGTGLGLAICRQIAMIVGGRIWVDPTYTGGARFIFAHPIGLDSGRENREGGGELTI, from the coding sequence ATGAACCGAAACAACGTGATCAAACCGGGCTGGGTGCTGCTGTGCTTCTGCATGCTGTTGGCGCCCTTGTTCGTTCGTTCGCAGGAGACGCCGGGCCGCGAAAGCATCCTGATCATCTCGTCGTACAATCCCGATACGCGTCGCATGGCGAGTTTCATCACCGAATTCGAACAGCAGATACTGGCCTCGGGCGTACCGTGCGACATCTATATCGAAACGCTCGAGAGCAAGGGTATTGCCGATGCTCCGCTGTGGATGTCGCTGATCGACAATATGATCTCGCGTTACGAGAACCGTTCGCTGCGGGCCATTGTGCTGTTGGGGCAGGAGGCGTGGGCCTCGTTCGTGTCGCTGGGCCGCATTCCCGAGGGAGTCATGTGTTTCAGCGGTTTCGCCAGTTCGAACGGCATCATGCTGCCGGCGCCGCCCGATTCGCTCCAGACGTGGAAGCCCCGTTCGGTCGAGTATCAGGGCATGACCGACAGTCTGAAGACGGTGGGCGGCATGCTCAACCGCTACAACATCCGCCGCAACGTCGACCTGATCCGTTCGTTCTATCCTCAGGTGGAGAACATCGCTCTCATCACGGACAACACCTACGGTGGCATTTCGTTGCAGGCCCTCGTGCGCGAGGAGTGGAAGAACTACCCCGATCTGAACCTGATCCTCGTGGACAGCCGCGAGGGCGACGAGGCGGTGCACGAGACCTACGCTTCGCTGCCGCCCCGTTCGGCCGTGATGCTCGGCACATGGCGCGTGGGCAGCGACGGGGAGTATTTCATGCAGCGTTCGCTGAACGAACTGGTCCAGAGCAACCCCCGTATCCCGGTCTTTTCGATCACCCGCACGAGCATCGGCGACGTGGCCATCGGCGGCTATGTTCCCGAGTATGAGAACGGGGCCTCGCTGATCGCCGCCCAGATCAAGAAGTACTACGATACCGGTAAGATCGAAGGCGTGCAGTTCCATACCAGCAAGAACATCTACCTCTTCGATTCGCGCAAGCTCAAGGACTGGAAGATCGCTGAATACGCCCTTCCGAAGGGCAGTGTCGTGGAGGATGCGATGGCCACCAAGCTCTCGAAATACTCCCACTACATCGAACTGCTCGTGCTGGGTATCCTGCTGCTGGTCGTACTGCTGCTGTTCGTGACGTGGCTGCTGCTGCGCGTGCAGCGGCTCAAGCGCACGCTCGAGGAGCGCGAGGAGCAGTTGGTCGTCGCCCGCGAGAAGGCCGAGGAGTCGGACATGCTCAAATCGGCGTTTCTGGCCAACATGAGCCACGAGATCCGCACGCCGCTCAACGCCATCGTGGGCTTCTCGTCGCTCATGCAGAGCGAGGAGCTGTCGCAGGAGGAGCGCGCCGAGTACTGCGCCATCGTGGTGAACAACTCCGAGATGCTGCTCACGCTGCTGAACGACATCCTCGACATTTCGTCGCTCGAATGCGGCAAGATTCGGTTCAACTATGCTTCGGAGGAGATCGTGCAGATCTGCCAGCATGTGCTGATGACCACGGCCCATACGCGTCAGGAGGGTGTCGAGGGGCGCTTCGATTGCGATGTCGATTCGTTCATGCTCACTACCGACGCCCACCGCCTGTCGCAGATTCTGATCAACCTGCTGACCAATGCCGGCAAATTCACCTCCGAGGGCAGCATCACGCTGGGGGTCCGCATCGACGAGGAGCACAACGAGGTGCTTTTCTCGGTGACCGATACCGGCCCGGGCATCCCGCTCGACAAGCAGGAGATGGTTTTCAACCGTTTCGAGAAACTCGACGGCAACAAGAAGAAAGGCACGGGCTTGGGTCTTGCCATCTGCCGTCAGATCGCCATGATCGTCGGGGGCCGCATCTGGGTCGATCCGACCTATACGGGCGGTGCGCGTTTCATCTTCGCCCATCCCATCGGTCTCGACTCCGGTCGGGAGAACCGCGAGGGGGGGGGGGAATTGACTATCTGA
- a CDS encoding TolC family protein — protein MKKILLLPVLLTLPVLLRAQAPASQAAADSLPAATPHTNYTDLARMSAETYINLHLPPLYVLLENARERSPQVNQFASTKEQEEREIKTLRRSWLKNIKLNAQYSYGSTDVNSQIYQDINLPIIQNVTGTTQAWWTVGAGISLPLDEIFNRRNRIKQQRKRLESIEYEMNSWYDEICLKIIEAYTSAVENLSLLESSARSMVAAKAQYIAAESDFVNGKIDAQTLSRQKSIESSAVREYEQTRSLLNKALLQLEVLSKTPIISQPTNSTR, from the coding sequence ATGAAAAAGATCCTGCTCCTCCCCGTCCTGCTGACGCTCCCGGTCCTGCTCCGGGCTCAGGCTCCGGCTTCGCAGGCCGCCGCCGACAGCCTTCCGGCTGCAACGCCTCATACGAACTATACCGATCTGGCGCGCATGTCGGCCGAAACCTATATCAACCTCCATCTGCCGCCGCTGTACGTCCTGCTGGAAAACGCCCGCGAGCGGTCGCCGCAGGTCAACCAGTTCGCGTCGACCAAGGAACAGGAGGAGCGCGAGATCAAGACCCTGCGCCGTTCATGGCTCAAGAACATCAAGCTCAACGCCCAGTACAGCTATGGCTCGACGGACGTCAACAGCCAGATATATCAGGATATAAACCTCCCGATCATCCAAAACGTCACGGGAACCACCCAAGCGTGGTGGACCGTAGGCGCGGGCATCTCGCTGCCGCTCGACGAGATTTTCAACCGCCGCAACCGCATCAAGCAGCAGCGCAAGCGGCTCGAAAGCATCGAGTACGAGATGAACAGTTGGTACGACGAAATCTGCCTGAAGATCATCGAGGCATACACCTCGGCCGTCGAGAACCTCTCGCTGCTGGAGTCCTCGGCCCGGTCGATGGTGGCCGCCAAGGCCCAGTACATCGCCGCCGAATCGGACTTCGTGAACGGTAAGATCGACGCCCAGACGCTCAGCCGTCAGAAAAGCATCGAGAGTTCGGCCGTCAGGGAGTACGAACAGACCCGTTCGCTGCTCAACAAGGCCCTGCTGCAACTGGAGGTGCTCTCGAAGACCCCGATCATCAGCCAGCCGACCAATTCCACCCGTTAA
- a CDS encoding glucosidase family protein gives MKTPAEETVLYCRTEIRNTGRVPRYAWVKVPVPGVGAAYGFEGGTGFSGYSGERVFCVSRWNGCPMPNEELAVLLQPGDTACFEFRMPHSPISRARAEQLAERPFVQVFENCKAYWKERLAVAAQVSLPEKRIDEMVHAGLLHLDLNTIGEGPDKPLAAKVGVYSPIGTESAPIIQFYCSMGWTDLARRSLDYFMATQQDNGQIMNYYGYTIETGAVLWCVGEYFRYTRDTVWIGRMLSRLLKACEFLTEWRARDGKDGSGMISGKVADPEDSYHQFMLNAYGYLGMSRMAEVMEALGRPEAEGLRAEADDWRRSIRKAALDSWATSPVVPLGDGTWSPTLPPWTEAPGPRLLYQKPEKFRSHGTFTAPDAGLGPAYLVFGEVFGPEESLSRMLMTYIRELMCQGNTGFSQPYYGKLNWWMLQTGQAKPFLDAYYTTVSAHADRETYSFWEHFYRLSSHKTHEEAGFLMETRWMLYQEQGDTLNLFRTIPRAWLETGKRIVLKGVRSYFGAVDVIAEGLKEGRIEAVVTCTGDRKPHRVAVRLPHPGNCRAVKVSGGRYLPETETVMVDDFNGSAHIVLEFD, from the coding sequence GTGAAGACACCCGCAGAAGAAACGGTGCTTTATTGCCGGACCGAGATACGCAACACGGGGCGTGTGCCCCGGTATGCCTGGGTCAAGGTTCCCGTTCCGGGCGTGGGTGCGGCCTATGGGTTTGAGGGCGGAACGGGCTTTTCCGGATATTCCGGAGAGCGGGTGTTCTGCGTATCCCGGTGGAACGGGTGCCCGATGCCCAATGAGGAGCTGGCGGTCTTGCTGCAGCCGGGCGATACGGCCTGTTTCGAGTTCCGGATGCCCCATTCGCCGATTTCCCGTGCCCGGGCTGAACAGCTTGCCGAAAGACCGTTCGTACAGGTCTTTGAGAACTGCAAGGCTTATTGGAAGGAGCGACTCGCCGTCGCTGCGCAGGTCAGCCTGCCGGAGAAGCGGATCGACGAAATGGTACATGCCGGGTTGTTGCACCTCGACCTGAATACGATCGGCGAGGGCCCCGACAAGCCGCTGGCTGCCAAAGTCGGGGTCTATTCCCCTATCGGGACGGAGAGTGCACCGATTATCCAGTTTTATTGCTCGATGGGGTGGACCGATCTGGCCCGCAGGTCGCTCGATTATTTTATGGCTACGCAGCAGGACAACGGGCAGATCATGAACTATTACGGTTATACGATCGAGACCGGGGCCGTGTTGTGGTGCGTCGGGGAGTATTTTCGATATACCCGTGATACGGTCTGGATCGGGAGAATGCTCTCCCGGTTATTGAAAGCCTGCGAGTTCCTGACCGAATGGCGTGCACGCGACGGCAAAGACGGTTCGGGGATGATCAGCGGGAAAGTGGCCGATCCCGAAGACAGTTACCATCAGTTCATGCTCAATGCCTATGGATATCTGGGCATGAGCCGTATGGCCGAAGTGATGGAGGCATTGGGAAGGCCCGAGGCGGAGGGCCTGCGTGCCGAGGCCGACGATTGGCGGCGTTCGATACGCAAAGCTGCACTGGATAGTTGGGCGACATCGCCCGTTGTGCCGTTGGGTGATGGGACTTGGAGCCCGACGCTTCCACCCTGGACCGAGGCCCCCGGCCCCCGGCTGCTGTATCAGAAACCGGAAAAATTCCGTTCGCACGGAACCTTTACCGCGCCCGATGCGGGTTTGGGGCCTGCATATCTGGTGTTCGGGGAGGTATTCGGACCGGAGGAGTCGCTTTCCCGGATGTTGATGACTTATATCAGAGAGCTGATGTGTCAGGGGAACACGGGTTTCAGCCAGCCCTATTACGGTAAACTGAACTGGTGGATGTTACAAACGGGACAGGCCAAACCGTTCCTCGATGCTTATTATACCACCGTGTCGGCCCATGCCGACCGGGAAACATATAGCTTTTGGGAGCATTTTTATCGTCTGAGCTCCCATAAGACGCATGAGGAGGCCGGATTTCTGATGGAGACCCGCTGGATGCTCTATCAGGAGCAGGGCGATACGCTGAATCTCTTCCGGACAATCCCCAGGGCTTGGCTCGAGACCGGGAAACGGATTGTCCTGAAAGGCGTGCGGAGTTATTTCGGGGCTGTGGATGTGATCGCCGAAGGGTTGAAGGAGGGGCGGATCGAAGCCGTTGTCACTTGTACGGGGGATCGTAAACCGCACCGTGTGGCCGTAAGGCTTCCGCATCCCGGAAATTGCCGGGCAGTGAAAGTTTCCGGCGGTCGCTATCTGCCCGAAACGGAAACGGTGATGGTAGACGATTTCAACGGGTCTGCGCATATAGTTCTGGAATTCGACTAA
- a CDS encoding GumC family protein: protein MTTYIAYILKFLFRIKWWLIVCPVLVALLVYIYMGRQSRYYRSTTTIYTGIVSGYDLENGEGSRQDWNIINNAMDNLINIIKSQSTLHNVSLRLYARNMAYGNPDEDNNYIYARNYRSEVSHTPQEVLDLIDRTSEDKTFRNLLDYEVAEHGNHVYGLFHWTHRYYSYQALSRIEVRRIANSDMLEISYENDDPGVVYNTLELLNDEFVEQYKELRFGETNDVIRFFEQELARVGSELREQEDSLRDYSVENLIINYDEQTKHIAILSRDFELRYEETRLNLNSSESLRRKIEAQLEDLQIFRNNAAFVEQLHKIGDLQAQITAAEAFIPDPASGRQPVREPVDVSRLQVQMNRETDSLRNLTSAIASQQYTKEGIATGSLIQQWLDAVLLSTKSQAEMEVVNEWKKSLDDRYVQYAPVGSTLKRKNRLISFTEQSYLAMLQALNTARLRQKNLQMTSATLKIINPPVLPISAEPTKRKMMVAAAFFVTAVFILGFFILLELLDRTLRDKIRAERITGGKVIGAFPGPGRFGERRFARQYREIASRFMGNAVLNYFDPRKRPNVLNILSTEQGDGKSTLAEHLAAYLRETGMKVRIASWNKDFDSHQKDFLLASRLEEFVHDTEGETPLAEADVVIVEYPPLDDSAISKELLQNAALNIMVAPANRTWKETDQLLYEKSVEMAGEAPTALLLNCAGRDVVQTFTGLLPPYTRLRKLGYQISQFGFTAVK, encoded by the coding sequence ATGACAACATACATCGCCTATATCCTGAAATTCCTCTTCCGCATCAAGTGGTGGCTGATCGTCTGCCCGGTGCTGGTCGCGCTGCTGGTTTACATCTACATGGGGCGCCAGTCCCGCTATTACCGCTCGACCACGACCATTTATACGGGCATCGTCTCGGGTTACGACCTCGAGAACGGCGAGGGTTCGCGTCAGGACTGGAACATCATCAACAACGCGATGGACAACCTCATCAACATCATCAAGTCGCAGTCGACGCTGCACAACGTTTCGCTGCGTCTCTACGCCCGGAACATGGCGTACGGCAACCCGGATGAGGACAACAACTACATCTACGCCCGCAACTACCGCAGCGAGGTGTCCCACACGCCGCAGGAGGTGCTCGACCTGATCGACCGCACGAGCGAGGACAAGACGTTCCGCAACCTCCTCGACTACGAGGTCGCCGAGCACGGCAACCACGTCTACGGACTGTTCCACTGGACCCACCGCTACTACAGCTACCAAGCGCTGAGCCGCATCGAGGTCCGCCGCATCGCCAACAGCGACATGCTCGAAATAAGCTATGAGAACGACGATCCCGGGGTGGTCTACAACACGCTGGAACTGCTCAACGACGAGTTCGTCGAACAGTACAAGGAGCTGCGTTTCGGCGAGACCAACGACGTTATCCGGTTCTTCGAACAGGAGCTGGCCCGCGTGGGCAGCGAACTGCGCGAACAGGAGGATTCGCTGCGCGATTACAGCGTCGAAAACCTCATCATCAACTACGACGAGCAGACCAAGCACATCGCCATCCTCTCGCGCGACTTCGAGCTGCGCTACGAGGAGACACGTCTGAACCTCAACAGTTCGGAGTCGCTGCGCCGGAAGATCGAGGCACAGCTCGAGGACCTGCAGATCTTCCGCAACAACGCCGCATTCGTCGAACAACTGCACAAGATCGGCGATCTCCAAGCCCAGATCACAGCCGCCGAGGCGTTCATTCCCGACCCCGCATCGGGCCGCCAGCCCGTCCGGGAGCCCGTCGACGTGAGCCGGCTGCAGGTGCAGATGAACCGCGAGACCGACAGCCTGCGCAACCTCACCTCGGCCATCGCCAGCCAGCAGTACACCAAAGAGGGTATCGCCACGGGGTCGCTCATCCAGCAATGGCTCGACGCCGTGCTGCTCTCGACCAAGTCGCAGGCCGAAATGGAGGTGGTGAACGAGTGGAAAAAGTCGCTCGACGACCGCTATGTGCAGTACGCTCCGGTCGGTTCGACGCTCAAGCGCAAGAACCGCCTGATCAGCTTCACCGAGCAGTCGTACCTCGCCATGCTGCAGGCCCTCAACACGGCCCGCCTGCGCCAGAAAAACCTGCAGATGACCTCGGCGACGCTCAAAATCATCAACCCGCCCGTGCTGCCCATCTCGGCCGAGCCGACCAAGCGCAAGATGATGGTCGCCGCGGCGTTCTTCGTCACGGCCGTCTTTATCCTCGGCTTCTTCATCCTGCTCGAACTGCTCGACCGCACGCTGCGCGACAAGATCCGTGCGGAGCGCATCACCGGCGGCAAGGTCATCGGGGCCTTCCCGGGCCCGGGACGCTTCGGCGAACGGCGCTTCGCCCGGCAGTACCGCGAGATCGCCTCGCGGTTCATGGGCAATGCCGTGCTCAACTATTTCGATCCCCGGAAGCGGCCCAACGTGCTGAACATTCTCTCCACGGAGCAGGGCGACGGCAAGTCGACGCTCGCCGAGCATCTGGCGGCTTATCTGCGCGAAACGGGCATGAAGGTCCGCATCGCCTCGTGGAACAAGGATTTCGACTCCCATCAGAAGGATTTCCTGCTGGCCTCGCGGCTGGAGGAGTTCGTGCACGACACCGAAGGCGAAACGCCGCTGGCCGAAGCCGACGTGGTGATCGTGGAATACCCGCCGCTGGACGACAGCGCCATCTCGAAAGAGCTGCTGCAAAACGCCGCGCTCAACATCATGGTGGCCCCGGCCAACCGCACATGGAAGGAGACCGACCAACTGCTCTATGAAAAGAGCGTCGAGATGGCCGGCGAAGCGCCCACGGCGCTGCTGCTCAACTGCGCGGGGCGCGACGTCGTGCAGACCTTCACGGGCCTGCTCCCGCCCTACACCCGCCTGCGCAAACTGGGCTACCAGATCAGTCAGTTCGGTTTCACGGCGGTCAAATAA
- a CDS encoding DUF5722 domain-containing protein: protein MKAKILLLAVTMTVSGLCLQSAGCPSGFSEKESELAGNIRNYLNAGFPCAVTRIDAGLRAIRVCGRIEGDGPFSLCELMPFGEIGDAGAFRCRLGNGKKELVFDRTFDRYVVRDGVSYDRTLSRWVIVRTGDSENRPLSHARYADRIEPQQQTRPLSPASKKGLGDVHADSLMICDLDELGITSATVNIRITTFMYSLSGPGRVEHTYGGEKYYFDAGYVRALDESLKICRDRRIAVAAIILINNAASAVDPVIGPLLQHPDYTPEGNYSMPDMSTFRSVQTYAAALDFLAARYCRSDERYGRIHYWIMHNEVDSGLEWTNMGPGKPVEVYMDAYVKSMRLCHNIVRRYDTHAWVMASHTHAWAVADNPKTYASREMLEILNAYCRAEGDFKWGLAFHCYPHSLYEPKTWLDEKALYTEDTPIVTYKNLEVLDRWIRSPRNRYEEREKRPLWLSENGTNSPSYAEGDQCEQAAGFAWGWKKIAALDGIDTHVWHNWADHEQEYGLRIGLRKFPKDGRERKEVWHVYQAAGTPQEEAVFRKYLPVIGISDWNIIRDFPDSCNLSEIPRNAF from the coding sequence ATGAAAGCGAAGATTTTGTTGTTGGCCGTCACGATGACGGTATCGGGGCTGTGTCTGCAAAGTGCGGGATGCCCTTCCGGTTTCTCGGAGAAGGAGTCGGAATTAGCCGGAAATATCCGGAATTACCTGAATGCTGGGTTTCCTTGTGCCGTGACGCGGATCGATGCCGGGTTGAGGGCGATAAGGGTTTGCGGGCGGATCGAAGGCGACGGTCCGTTCAGCCTCTGTGAGCTGATGCCGTTCGGGGAGATAGGCGATGCCGGGGCGTTCCGGTGCCGGCTCGGGAACGGGAAGAAGGAACTTGTTTTCGACCGGACTTTCGACCGCTATGTAGTGCGGGACGGGGTGTCGTATGACCGCACGTTGTCTCGGTGGGTCATTGTCAGGACCGGGGACTCGGAGAATCGGCCGCTGTCGCATGCCCGCTATGCGGACCGGATCGAGCCGCAGCAGCAGACTCGGCCGTTGTCCCCTGCTTCGAAAAAGGGGTTGGGCGATGTCCATGCGGATTCGCTGATGATTTGCGATTTGGACGAGCTCGGCATTACGAGCGCTACGGTCAATATCCGGATTACGACCTTCATGTACTCCCTGTCGGGACCGGGACGGGTCGAACATACCTACGGAGGGGAAAAGTACTATTTCGATGCGGGTTATGTCCGGGCGCTCGACGAGTCGCTGAAGATTTGCCGGGACCGCCGGATCGCGGTGGCGGCGATCATCCTGATAAACAATGCAGCGTCTGCCGTCGATCCCGTGATCGGGCCGTTGCTGCAGCATCCCGATTATACGCCAGAGGGAAATTATTCGATGCCCGACATGTCCACTTTCCGCAGCGTCCAGACCTATGCGGCGGCCCTCGATTTTCTGGCGGCCCGCTATTGCCGGTCGGACGAACGTTACGGCCGGATTCATTACTGGATCATGCACAACGAGGTGGATTCGGGGCTGGAGTGGACCAATATGGGACCCGGCAAACCGGTGGAGGTTTACATGGATGCCTATGTGAAATCCATGCGTTTATGTCACAACATCGTGCGGCGCTACGATACCCATGCATGGGTGATGGCTTCGCATACCCATGCGTGGGCTGTTGCCGACAATCCGAAGACCTATGCCTCGCGGGAGATGTTGGAGATACTGAATGCCTATTGCCGCGCCGAAGGGGATTTCAAGTGGGGGCTGGCTTTTCATTGTTATCCTCACAGCCTTTACGAACCCAAGACGTGGCTCGATGAAAAGGCGCTCTATACCGAGGATACGCCGATTGTCACCTATAAAAACCTTGAGGTACTTGACCGTTGGATACGGTCGCCCCGGAACCGGTATGAAGAACGCGAAAAGCGGCCTCTCTGGCTGTCGGAGAACGGCACGAATTCGCCGAGCTACGCCGAGGGGGATCAGTGCGAACAGGCGGCGGGGTTCGCCTGGGGCTGGAAAAAGATCGCCGCGCTGGACGGGATAGACACTCATGTGTGGCATAACTGGGCGGACCATGAACAAGAGTACGGCCTGCGTATCGGGTTACGCAAGTTCCCCAAGGACGGACGGGAGCGAAAAGAGGTCTGGCATGTCTACCAAGCGGCGGGAACACCGCAGGAAGAGGCGGTGTTCCGGAAGTATTTGCCGGTGATAGGGATCAGCGACTGGAATATCATTCGTGATTTCCCCGATTCCTGTAATCTTTCGGAGATACCCCGAAATGCTTTTTGA
- a CDS encoding response regulator, translating to MSKKSILIVDDKEQIAKILYAYLHRDYDCMYKQNPVEALAWMQKGNVPDLIISDIRMPEMRGDEFLNHLKHNELFRGIPVVMLSSEDSTTERIRLLEEGAEDYIVKPFNPMELKIRIKKILD from the coding sequence ATGAGCAAGAAATCAATACTGATTGTCGACGATAAAGAGCAGATCGCCAAAATTCTGTATGCATATCTCCACAGGGACTACGATTGCATGTACAAACAAAACCCCGTCGAAGCACTCGCATGGATGCAGAAGGGCAATGTCCCCGATCTGATCATCTCGGATATCCGCATGCCCGAAATGCGCGGCGACGAGTTCCTGAACCACCTCAAACACAACGAGCTGTTCCGCGGGATACCCGTCGTGATGCTCTCCAGCGAGGACAGCACCACGGAGCGCATCCGCCTGCTGGAAGAGGGCGCCGAGGACTACATCGTCAAGCCTTTCAACCCGATGGAGCTCAAAATACGCATCAAAAAGATTCTGGATTGA
- a CDS encoding sugar transferase, translating into MKYPVIYIKGRGDHTARFAELTGGKMRVVTDIRSAAQALTALHADHAVILYEQRDTETDSGNIRFLRSRFPGTGIILIASAPLEDTQRRSYLRAGVNSAVTGDITAEDFLRTVQFITDYSFSHKPATEQGGEVKMFRMPLWKRTFDIVASLGAIVVLSPLLLVVAIAVRLDSPGPVIYKSKRVGSNYRVFDFLKFRSMRSDADRRLKELSDLNQYAAEEEPDADAAKISLDEEEMKKLLADMENGMLFADDFAIPEEEHHQIVETEQENAFVKIENDPRITRLGRFLRKYSIDELPQLFNILRGDMSVVGNRPLPLYEAERLTSDEYIERFMCPSGLTGLWQVEKRGHAGKLSPEQRKQLDIRYAREMSPWLDLKIILRTFTAFIQKENV; encoded by the coding sequence TTGAAATACCCGGTCATCTATATCAAAGGCAGAGGCGACCACACGGCCCGTTTCGCCGAACTTACCGGCGGAAAAATGCGCGTCGTCACCGACATCAGGTCCGCGGCGCAGGCCCTGACGGCCCTGCATGCCGACCATGCCGTAATCCTTTACGAACAGCGCGACACCGAGACCGACAGCGGCAACATCCGCTTCCTGCGGTCACGGTTTCCCGGAACGGGAATCATCCTGATCGCCTCGGCACCGCTCGAGGACACACAGCGCCGCAGTTACCTGCGCGCCGGGGTCAACAGCGCCGTGACGGGCGACATCACCGCGGAGGATTTCCTCCGCACGGTGCAGTTCATCACCGATTACTCGTTCTCGCACAAGCCGGCGACCGAACAAGGCGGGGAGGTGAAGATGTTCCGCATGCCGCTCTGGAAACGCACGTTCGACATCGTGGCGTCGCTCGGAGCGATCGTCGTACTCTCGCCGCTGCTGCTTGTCGTGGCCATTGCCGTCAGACTCGACAGCCCGGGGCCGGTGATCTACAAATCGAAGCGCGTGGGGAGCAACTACCGGGTCTTCGACTTCCTGAAATTCCGTTCGATGCGCAGCGATGCCGACCGCCGGCTCAAGGAACTGAGCGACCTGAACCAGTATGCCGCGGAGGAGGAACCCGACGCCGACGCCGCAAAGATATCGCTCGACGAGGAGGAGATGAAGAAACTGCTCGCCGACATGGAAAACGGCATGCTGTTCGCCGACGACTTCGCCATTCCCGAGGAGGAACACCACCAGATCGTGGAAACCGAGCAGGAAAACGCATTCGTGAAGATCGAGAACGACCCGCGCATCACGCGGCTGGGACGCTTCCTGCGCAAATACAGCATCGACGAACTGCCGCAGTTGTTCAATATCCTGCGCGGCGACATGTCGGTGGTGGGCAACCGCCCGCTGCCGCTCTACGAGGCCGAGCGCCTGACCAGCGACGAGTATATCGAACGCTTCATGTGCCCCTCGGGCCTCACGGGGCTGTGGCAGGTCGAAAAACGCGGACACGCCGGCAAGCTCTCGCCCGAGCAGCGCAAACAGCTCGACATCCGCTACGCCCGGGAGATGTCCCCGTGGCTCGACCTGAAAATAATTTTACGGACGTTCACGGCATTCATCCAGAAAGAAAACGTTTAG